One stretch of Paenibacillus sp. FSL R5-0341 DNA includes these proteins:
- a CDS encoding sugar ABC transporter permease: MKRKAPGSFLFLMPSVLLLLVFFIVPIILTICFAFTNMALTGAAAKSLEFVGFQNFINMFHDPDFRISVWRTLVFLIFSAVIGQVLLGFILALLMKEKNVTFRRVIGIIVIAGWVTPEIVVAFCMVAFFSDNGSLNQILGWFGANPISWLFSFPMVSVIIANIWHGTAFSMMVYQSALDDIPKEVEEAAIIDSATGFQIVRHITIPMVKGSIVTNMMLVTLQTLGVFTLIYTMTGGGPGTSTQTLPIFMYNQAFVNYQFGYGTAISLVLLFIGIIASLFYMRSMKVKV; encoded by the coding sequence ATGAAAAGGAAAGCACCAGGTTCATTTCTGTTTCTAATGCCTTCCGTACTGTTATTACTTGTGTTTTTCATTGTTCCCATCATTCTGACGATCTGCTTTGCCTTTACGAATATGGCTCTGACCGGGGCGGCAGCCAAGAGTTTGGAGTTTGTCGGATTCCAGAATTTCATTAATATGTTCCATGATCCGGACTTCCGCATTAGTGTCTGGCGCACGCTGGTCTTTCTCATCTTCTCCGCAGTGATTGGTCAGGTATTGCTTGGATTCATTCTGGCGCTTCTAATGAAGGAGAAAAATGTGACGTTCCGCCGCGTCATCGGCATCATCGTCATTGCCGGTTGGGTAACACCCGAGATTGTCGTGGCATTCTGTATGGTGGCCTTTTTCAGTGACAATGGTTCATTGAATCAGATTCTCGGCTGGTTCGGGGCAAATCCAATCTCCTGGTTGTTCAGTTTCCCTATGGTGAGTGTCATTATCGCGAATATCTGGCACGGCACAGCCTTTTCAATGATGGTCTATCAGTCGGCACTGGATGATATCCCGAAGGAAGTCGAAGAAGCTGCCATTATTGACAGTGCCACCGGGTTCCAGATTGTTAGACACATTACGATTCCAATGGTAAAAGGGTCCATCGTGACCAACATGATGCTGGTTACTCTACAGACACTGGGTGTTTTCACGCTGATCTATACGATGACCGGTGGTGGCCCGGGTACTTCAACACAAACCTTGCCGATCTTCATGTACAACCAGGCCTTTGTGAACTATCAGTTTGGATACGGCACAGCCATCTCGTTGGTTCTGTTGTTCATTGGTATTATCGCCAGCCTGTTCTACATGCGATCCATGAAAGTGAAAGTGTAA
- a CDS encoding extracellular solute-binding protein, with product MRKISLKMPVAAVMTSLLILTTACSGGSSSTGTTSDGKKEVTVSFRSSGSEDTLTKFFQSGLVDQFEKENPDIKINIAPVLASEGDYTSKMVLQMKSPDTAPDVIAEDTSIIKSDAAAGYLEPLDSQVQGWSDWEEHIIDNLKAGVTGEDGKVYGVPATSDTRGIWYNKELFQQAGLEVPFKPASWAEVLEAARTIKQKLPGVTPLNMIVGKANGEGVTMQTLEMLLYGTADTLYNDTSKKWVVNSPGLLDSFKFIDQVFNTDKTGPTMQVALNGQAGSIAFQQQFPQDKLAMAVDGSWAGSTWAENGAAPIANVEEKIGFAPFPTQNGEEPGATTMSGGWAWSVPAQAKNKEAAWKFIEFLMNKENATARVVAEGSLSPRNDSTEVEGYTDRPYTKEAQELLNVAHFRPANDQYAAVSAQLQSIVESIASGKLTPEEGVTQLKDNVSRSLGADSIEEK from the coding sequence ATGAGAAAAATATCATTGAAAATGCCGGTAGCAGCAGTTATGACATCCTTGCTCATTCTTACTACAGCCTGTTCGGGCGGAAGCTCAAGCACAGGCACAACCAGTGATGGCAAGAAAGAGGTAACCGTATCGTTCCGTTCTTCAGGATCTGAAGATACACTTACGAAGTTCTTCCAATCAGGTTTGGTAGATCAATTCGAGAAAGAAAATCCCGATATCAAAATCAACATTGCACCTGTACTGGCAAGTGAGGGTGATTATACGTCCAAAATGGTTTTGCAGATGAAATCCCCGGATACGGCGCCTGATGTCATTGCTGAAGATACATCCATTATCAAATCTGATGCTGCTGCGGGATATCTGGAGCCGCTGGATTCACAGGTTCAAGGATGGTCCGATTGGGAAGAACACATCATCGACAACCTGAAGGCAGGGGTTACAGGTGAAGACGGCAAGGTGTATGGCGTTCCGGCTACCTCGGATACACGCGGGATTTGGTACAACAAGGAACTGTTCCAACAGGCAGGCCTCGAAGTTCCTTTCAAACCTGCAAGCTGGGCAGAAGTACTCGAAGCAGCACGTACCATCAAGCAAAAACTGCCGGGTGTGACACCACTTAATATGATCGTGGGCAAAGCAAACGGTGAGGGTGTGACCATGCAAACACTGGAAATGCTGCTCTATGGTACGGCGGATACGCTGTATAACGACACCAGCAAGAAATGGGTCGTGAACAGCCCGGGACTGCTGGATTCCTTCAAATTCATAGATCAAGTGTTTAACACGGATAAAACAGGTCCGACCATGCAGGTTGCCCTGAATGGACAAGCTGGCAGTATTGCATTCCAGCAACAGTTCCCACAAGACAAACTGGCGATGGCTGTAGATGGTAGCTGGGCAGGTTCAACATGGGCCGAGAACGGTGCTGCTCCAATCGCCAACGTCGAAGAGAAAATAGGTTTTGCGCCATTCCCAACACAAAATGGGGAAGAACCGGGGGCAACTACGATGTCTGGAGGCTGGGCTTGGTCTGTTCCTGCACAAGCGAAGAACAAGGAAGCAGCTTGGAAATTTATCGAGTTTCTGATGAATAAGGAAAATGCGACTGCACGCGTAGTGGCGGAAGGCAGCCTCAGCCCACGTAATGATTCCACAGAAGTTGAAGGTTATACGGATCGTCCATATACCAAAGAAGCACAAGAACTCTTGAATGTGGCCCACTTCCGCCCAGCGAACGATCAATATGCAGCGGTATCCGCACAATTGCAAAGCATTGTTGAGAGTATTGCCTCTGGCAAGCTGACGCCAGAAGAGGGAGTTACGCAATTGAAGGACAACGTATCCCGTTCCCTTGGCGCGGACAGCATCGAAGAGAAATAA
- a CDS encoding GntR family transcriptional regulator has translation MEVLVLGKDSASKPMYEQIFESLRERIQLHQYQVGERVPSEKELCDEFGVSRITTKKALEMLASEQLIVRQPGRGSFVADTADMLQERPAKSAPRAAVKDPEKKLLIGLVMTNFSDMYGTELLYGMEEASREHDCFLVLRRSFGIPEQEEQSIQELLELGVDGLIIFPAQGEYFSDEILKLVVNKFPFVLIDRYLKGIPASSVSTDNVGAAREGTNYLFNLGHRHIAFLTQPPANTTPIEERIEGIIEAHHDQGVLVNRELWLESFLSTLPSVFDPQVEVRDVETLVEHLQKYPQITALFAAEYHIALLAEQAADRLGLRIPEDVSIICFDSPNAAEGSRVTHMRQSQFDMGKQAFEMVLQSMQNNETAVNRVVLPARLVKGKSTSTVR, from the coding sequence ATGGAGGTGCTTGTATTGGGGAAAGACTCGGCATCCAAGCCGATGTATGAACAGATCTTTGAATCCTTGCGTGAACGGATACAGCTTCATCAATATCAAGTGGGTGAGCGTGTTCCTTCGGAAAAGGAATTATGTGATGAATTCGGAGTTAGCCGGATTACGACTAAAAAAGCGCTTGAGATGTTGGCGAGTGAACAATTAATTGTTCGTCAGCCGGGAAGGGGTTCTTTTGTAGCTGATACGGCAGATATGTTACAGGAAAGACCTGCCAAATCTGCTCCGCGTGCTGCGGTTAAAGATCCGGAGAAAAAGCTGCTCATTGGCCTGGTCATGACCAACTTCAGTGACATGTACGGTACAGAACTGTTATATGGGATGGAAGAAGCTTCGCGAGAGCATGATTGTTTTCTCGTACTTAGACGATCCTTCGGGATTCCCGAGCAGGAGGAACAGAGTATTCAGGAACTGCTGGAACTGGGTGTGGACGGATTGATTATCTTTCCCGCACAGGGTGAATACTTCAGCGATGAGATTCTTAAACTGGTCGTTAACAAATTCCCGTTTGTCCTGATTGATCGGTATTTGAAAGGCATTCCAGCTTCATCTGTCAGTACGGATAACGTAGGCGCGGCGAGAGAAGGGACGAATTATCTGTTCAACCTAGGTCACCGACACATCGCTTTTCTGACACAGCCTCCAGCGAACACCACTCCAATTGAAGAACGAATTGAAGGCATCATTGAGGCTCATCACGATCAAGGAGTGCTGGTAAACAGGGAACTGTGGTTGGAATCTTTTCTTTCGACACTGCCCAGTGTGTTCGATCCTCAAGTCGAGGTCCGTGATGTGGAGACACTGGTGGAACATTTACAGAAATACCCGCAGATTACTGCACTCTTTGCTGCGGAGTATCATATTGCTTTACTTGCAGAGCAGGCAGCAGATCGGCTTGGTCTGAGGATTCCGGAAGATGTGTCCATCATATGCTTTGATAGTCCGAACGCTGCCGAAGGCAGTCGTGTAACACATATGAGACAAAGCCAGTTTGATATGGGAAAACAAGCATTTGAGATGGTGCTTCAAAGTATGCAGAACAACGAAACTGCAGTGAATAGAGTCGTTCTTCCTGCCCGCTTGGTGAAGGGGAAATCGACGAGTACGGTGAGATAA
- a CDS encoding glycoside hydrolase family 125 protein: protein MLTPRDNQEISPSIYDMVDQVNKRMPDHPELNQMFKNCFTNTMATTIQRKEDGTTFVITGDIPAMWLRDSAAQVRPYLLLALEDEDIADMIAGLVERQLNYILLDPYANAFNETESGKGHQEDLTQMNDWIWERKYEIDSLAYPIQLSYLLWKNTGRTAQFNDTFRKAAEIIMQLWQVEQHHETKSPYTFQRLDAPETDTLTREGRGTETVYTGMTWSGFRPSDDRCEYGYLIPSNMFAVVALRYLQEIAEAVLKDESLAATAKQLEEQINKGIQDYGTVEHPEYGTIYAYETDGKGNHNLMDDANVPSLLSLPYLGYVDENDKVYQNTRRFILSTHNPYFYEGTAAAGIGSPHTPEGYIWHIALSMQGLTTEDRNEKLRLLQLIHKTDADTGLTHEGFSANNPHEYTRPWFSWSNMLFSELMMDYCGFRVQK from the coding sequence ATGCTGACACCCAGAGATAATCAAGAAATTTCCCCCTCGATATACGACATGGTTGATCAGGTTAACAAACGTATGCCGGACCATCCGGAACTTAACCAAATGTTCAAAAATTGTTTCACCAATACGATGGCGACCACAATTCAGCGCAAAGAAGATGGAACAACTTTTGTGATTACAGGAGATATTCCTGCGATGTGGTTACGTGATTCTGCCGCTCAGGTCAGACCTTATCTGCTTCTCGCTTTAGAGGATGAAGATATCGCTGACATGATCGCTGGACTGGTTGAACGTCAACTGAATTATATTCTCCTGGACCCTTATGCAAACGCTTTTAATGAGACGGAGAGTGGAAAAGGACATCAGGAAGACCTGACGCAGATGAATGATTGGATCTGGGAACGGAAGTATGAGATCGACTCACTGGCTTATCCGATTCAGCTCAGTTATCTCCTGTGGAAGAACACGGGGAGAACAGCTCAATTCAATGATACGTTCCGCAAAGCAGCCGAGATCATCATGCAGTTATGGCAAGTGGAGCAGCATCATGAGACGAAATCACCCTACACGTTCCAACGTCTGGATGCTCCCGAAACCGATACGCTCACCCGAGAGGGACGAGGTACTGAAACGGTATACACAGGCATGACCTGGTCGGGATTCCGTCCCAGCGACGATCGCTGTGAATATGGATATCTGATTCCATCCAATATGTTCGCCGTTGTGGCGCTTCGATATCTGCAGGAAATTGCTGAAGCTGTGCTCAAGGATGAATCGCTGGCAGCGACCGCTAAGCAGTTGGAGGAACAGATCAACAAAGGTATTCAGGATTACGGCACCGTTGAACATCCGGAATATGGAACCATATATGCGTACGAAACGGATGGGAAAGGCAATCACAATCTGATGGATGATGCCAATGTGCCGAGCCTGCTGTCTTTACCTTATCTCGGATATGTAGATGAGAATGACAAGGTGTATCAGAATACACGCCGTTTCATTTTATCCACGCACAACCCGTATTTTTATGAGGGAACAGCAGCAGCTGGAATCGGTAGTCCGCATACACCTGAAGGGTACATCTGGCATATCGCTTTATCGATGCAGGGGCTCACTACAGAGGATCGCAATGAAAAACTAAGATTGCTTCAGCTCATCCATAAGACGGATGCGGATACCGGACTGACCCATGAAGGTTTTTCGGCCAACAATCCACATGAATATACACGTCCATGGTTTTCATGGTCCAACATGCTCTTTAGTGAACTGATGATGGATTATTGCGGATTCCGCGTACAGAAATAG
- a CDS encoding alpha-mannosidase yields the protein MTTQKTAHLISHTHWDREWYMPYEHHHVLLIEMMDKLLDTLDQDPEYRYFHLDGQTIIREDYLQVRPEQQERLDRYIREGRIHFGPWYVLQDEFLTSSEANLRNLLIGHRDARPLGVISKTGYFPDSFGNMGQAPQILQQADIHNAIFGRGVKPTGFNNAVVDADSYESPYSEMIWRSRDGSEVLGILFANWYCNGMEVPVDPEKARAYWDKNLEDAEKFASTPHLLFMNGCDHQPIQTDLPEALRTAAALYPDVEFIHSNFDDYIEAVTTEVPEHLATIEGELRSQHTDGWGTLVNTASARVYLKQLNQQGQTLLENVAEPLAAMAHIARVKDYPHHLLTHAWKMLMQNHPHDSICGCSVDEVHREMVTRFAKSRQLAEKLVSQSAQAIAESIQVQPAEAWGEEAVLFTVFNTSGWNRNGIIEMDLIVDKAFFPEGPNPQALAQKVEKEALPVYQLVDSDGRTYSAEIKDLGAHFGYELPKDRFRQPYMARKVRVTFQAMDVPSLGYKTYALIPVQEQTEIAGMPDTSELVQVQGMMMENGHLRVTVEENGTATIEDKVSGAVYKGLNSYENTGDIGNEYVYRQPEGETTLTTEHLKADLRIVEQSPYRAVMESVLRWDIPAGADELFELEKRQMVPFTERKAQRVKNTVPLVITTTYTLEAGSNMVKVKSDFNNQAKDHRLRAIFPSGLVTEDHYADSIFEIAKRSNTPAKEWVNPSNAQHQQAFVHVTDGDHGLMIANKGLNEYEILQHEEGSTIAVTLLRASSELGDWGVFETPEAQCLGPQSVEYAIIPFAGDAAQSGACASAYVYPIPWTTVQLGTLAYTFEQEGHAGADGHKVELPLSKQWLAWNAQGSSLAFSTLKIAEETGDLIARWYNLNSESVELSVQTGSECASVYESDVLERVKGTLEGHSQMVSGYKIVTQGYAFR from the coding sequence ATGACAACCCAAAAAACGGCACATCTCATCTCGCATACCCATTGGGACCGCGAATGGTATATGCCTTATGAACACCATCATGTACTGCTCATTGAGATGATGGATAAACTGCTGGATACGCTTGATCAGGACCCGGAATATCGTTATTTCCATCTGGATGGGCAGACGATTATTCGTGAAGATTATTTGCAGGTTCGGCCCGAACAGCAGGAGAGGCTCGACCGTTATATTCGTGAAGGACGCATTCATTTTGGCCCATGGTATGTGTTACAGGATGAGTTTCTGACCAGCAGCGAGGCCAACTTGCGTAATCTGCTCATCGGTCATCGTGATGCTCGACCTTTGGGCGTGATATCCAAGACGGGATATTTTCCAGACTCGTTTGGAAATATGGGACAGGCACCGCAGATTCTGCAACAGGCGGACATCCATAACGCAATCTTCGGGCGCGGGGTGAAGCCTACCGGATTCAATAATGCGGTGGTTGATGCAGACAGTTATGAATCTCCCTATTCCGAGATGATCTGGCGTTCGCGGGATGGTTCGGAAGTACTCGGCATTTTGTTCGCGAATTGGTACTGCAATGGGATGGAAGTTCCGGTTGATCCGGAGAAAGCCCGAGCCTATTGGGATAAAAATCTGGAAGATGCCGAGAAATTCGCCTCGACCCCACATCTGTTGTTCATGAATGGTTGTGATCACCAGCCGATCCAGACGGATCTGCCCGAGGCATTACGTACGGCAGCGGCTTTGTATCCTGATGTAGAATTTATCCACTCCAATTTTGACGATTACATTGAGGCTGTTACGACGGAAGTCCCTGAGCATCTGGCGACTATTGAGGGGGAGCTTCGGAGTCAGCACACGGATGGTTGGGGAACACTGGTGAATACGGCATCCGCACGAGTTTATCTGAAACAGTTGAATCAGCAGGGGCAGACGTTACTTGAAAATGTAGCCGAACCACTGGCCGCCATGGCCCATATAGCTAGGGTAAAAGATTATCCGCATCATCTGTTGACACATGCCTGGAAGATGCTGATGCAGAACCACCCGCATGATAGCATCTGCGGATGCAGTGTCGATGAGGTTCACCGTGAGATGGTGACCCGCTTTGCGAAGAGCAGACAGCTTGCAGAGAAATTGGTTTCCCAGAGCGCGCAGGCGATTGCTGAGTCTATACAAGTGCAACCTGCTGAGGCTTGGGGAGAGGAAGCGGTGCTGTTCACCGTGTTCAACACGAGTGGATGGAATCGAAATGGAATCATTGAGATGGACCTGATTGTGGACAAAGCATTTTTCCCAGAAGGTCCTAATCCTCAAGCGCTTGCTCAGAAAGTGGAAAAAGAGGCACTGCCAGTGTATCAGCTGGTCGATTCGGATGGACGCACGTATTCGGCAGAAATCAAGGATCTGGGTGCGCATTTCGGCTATGAACTTCCGAAGGATCGCTTCCGCCAGCCTTATATGGCTCGTAAAGTAAGAGTGACTTTCCAGGCGATGGATGTACCTTCGCTGGGTTATAAGACATATGCTCTTATTCCCGTTCAGGAGCAAACAGAGATTGCTGGAATGCCCGATACGAGCGAACTCGTCCAGGTTCAGGGAATGATGATGGAGAACGGTCATTTGCGGGTGACAGTTGAAGAGAATGGTACGGCAACGATTGAAGATAAGGTCTCTGGTGCTGTATACAAGGGATTGAATTCATATGAAAATACCGGTGATATCGGCAATGAATATGTCTACCGTCAACCTGAGGGAGAGACAACACTGACCACGGAGCATCTGAAGGCAGACCTGCGGATTGTGGAGCAGTCTCCGTATCGGGCAGTTATGGAAAGTGTATTACGTTGGGATATTCCGGCTGGAGCAGACGAACTGTTCGAGCTGGAGAAGCGACAGATGGTTCCTTTTACTGAACGGAAGGCGCAGCGAGTCAAGAACACTGTTCCATTGGTGATTACGACAACGTATACACTGGAAGCAGGTAGTAATATGGTCAAGGTAAAATCTGATTTTAACAATCAGGCCAAGGATCATCGACTACGCGCAATCTTTCCATCAGGACTAGTGACAGAGGATCATTATGCGGATTCCATCTTTGAAATCGCCAAACGCTCCAATACACCGGCCAAAGAATGGGTGAATCCGAGTAATGCGCAGCATCAGCAGGCATTTGTACATGTGACCGATGGTGATCATGGCTTGATGATTGCGAACAAAGGGCTGAATGAATACGAAATTTTACAGCATGAAGAGGGCAGTACGATTGCGGTTACGCTGCTCCGTGCCTCTTCGGAGCTGGGAGATTGGGGTGTGTTTGAAACACCGGAAGCCCAATGTCTGGGACCTCAGAGCGTGGAATATGCGATTATTCCATTTGCGGGCGATGCTGCTCAGTCAGGTGCATGTGCATCCGCATATGTGTATCCGATTCCGTGGACGACTGTACAGCTAGGGACACTTGCGTATACATTTGAGCAAGAAGGTCATGCCGGTGCCGATGGGCACAAGGTTGAACTGCCTCTGTCGAAGCAATGGCTGGCATGGAATGCACAAGGTTCGTCACTAGCCTTCTCCACATTGAAGATCGCAGAGGAAACCGGAGATTTGATTGCTCGCTGGTATAATTTGAACTCCGAATCCGTTGAGTTGAGCGTACAAACTGGATCCGAATGTGCCTCCGTCTATGAGAGCGATGTGCTGGAACGGGTTAAGGGCACGTTGGAGGGGCACAGCCAGATGGTATCGGGGTACAAGATTGTTACACAAGGGTACGCGTTCCGTTGA
- a CDS encoding DUF5412 family protein, producing the protein MSWVDLFLVLFLYFISIYSLYSHMNNKWLVSPPNYVILILSILGLALAILGFKDTSNKSTKVRSWISTVLSVVLIFILLGALSFTSIFSGSKQLLTTTHSPDKHNTISFYKTDAGAMGSFGVVGELKGPLWFKRVFYYEGKTDQVDLEWVDNHTISINDQKVNVLSGEMVRRSP; encoded by the coding sequence TTGAGTTGGGTTGATTTATTTTTAGTGCTTTTTTTGTACTTTATTTCGATCTACTCACTATATTCTCATATGAATAATAAATGGCTAGTTAGTCCTCCCAACTATGTAATTCTAATTCTCTCTATTTTAGGACTAGCTCTAGCTATACTTGGTTTTAAAGATACATCTAACAAGTCTACGAAGGTAAGAAGTTGGATCTCGACGGTTCTCTCCGTAGTATTGATCTTCATACTGTTGGGTGCTTTGTCATTTACATCGATATTTTCTGGATCAAAACAATTACTTACGACTACGCATTCACCAGATAAGCACAATACAATAAGTTTCTATAAAACTGACGCTGGAGCCATGGGATCCTTTGGCGTTGTAGGGGAATTAAAAGGTCCACTCTGGTTTAAAAGAGTATTTTACTATGAGGGAAAGACGGATCAGGTAGACTTGGAATGGGTCGATAACCACACGATTTCAATTAATGATCAAAAAGTTAATGTATTGAGCGGTGAAATGGTACGCCGTAGCCCTTAA
- a CDS encoding YheC/YheD family protein has product MGVDALQRSQPLRSKWLKTKILLNNSTIKPFIPDTQRYSQSNLKSMLGKYRMVYIKPEIGTFGMGVIKAEMDNHDHFAYQIHQKRLTFNSFESFHRSLTHLVKQKSYLIQRGIHLLQYHNRRFDIRVMVQLNPGQKWEATGVIGRLGHPKKIVTNYHSGAKPMSIHTLLKSHASDKRINELIQEMNRLGIDIARHMSKKYTRLKSIGLDIGLDRSLTPWIIEVNAKPDPYIFNQLKDKTMYRKVIQYDRQNRS; this is encoded by the coding sequence GTGGGAGTTGATGCATTACAACGATCCCAACCGTTACGAAGTAAATGGCTCAAAACCAAAATACTGCTGAACAACTCGACTATCAAACCATTCATCCCTGATACACAGCGATATAGCCAATCTAACCTTAAGTCCATGCTGGGGAAATATAGAATGGTATATATCAAACCTGAGATAGGCACCTTTGGAATGGGAGTCATTAAGGCTGAGATGGACAATCATGACCATTTTGCCTACCAGATCCATCAAAAGCGCCTGACGTTCAACAGCTTCGAGTCGTTTCATCGAAGTCTGACCCATCTGGTTAAGCAGAAAAGCTATCTCATTCAGCGAGGTATTCATCTCTTGCAATATCACAACAGGCGCTTTGACATACGGGTAATGGTCCAGTTGAATCCCGGGCAGAAATGGGAAGCGACCGGGGTCATCGGCCGACTGGGTCATCCGAAGAAAATCGTGACCAACTACCATAGTGGTGCCAAGCCAATGAGTATTCACACCTTGTTGAAATCCCATGCTTCCGACAAGCGCATTAATGAATTGATCCAAGAGATGAACCGCTTGGGCATTGACATAGCTCGACACATGAGTAAGAAGTACACTCGTTTGAAGAGCATTGGGTTGGATATCGGTCTTGATCGAAGTCTAACGCCATGGATTATTGAGGTGAATGCCAAGCCAGATCCCTATATTTTCAATCAGCTAAAGGACAAGACGATGTATCGTAAGGTGATCCAATATGATCGTCAGAACAGATCATAA
- a CDS encoding restriction endonuclease, translating to MIYILFVFIVVVIIALSLWVLSLARKQKKSTVLTEENYDLKAITIADIDRMEDGSGFEMYLYRLLIELGYSGVYKTLGSRDFGADVVFTDREGVRNVIQAKRYSIEYPVGISAVQEVFSCMRYYKAKKAIVITSSHFTESCETLAGINFVKLIDRTDLIHVIEAFRDGDVIEARDIIEGEPRMILESWSEANSNTLHEVRKDYKAEKYVKKVMSK from the coding sequence ATGATCTATATTTTATTTGTATTCATCGTTGTAGTGATTATTGCACTTAGCCTTTGGGTTCTGAGTTTAGCACGTAAACAAAAGAAATCAACGGTGCTTACTGAGGAGAATTACGACTTAAAAGCCATTACTATCGCTGATATAGACAGGATGGAGGATGGCTCTGGCTTCGAGATGTACTTGTACAGATTGTTAATTGAGTTGGGCTATTCCGGGGTCTATAAAACGTTAGGAAGTCGCGATTTTGGTGCTGACGTAGTTTTCACTGATCGGGAAGGTGTTAGAAATGTCATCCAAGCAAAGCGATATTCAATAGAGTATCCTGTTGGCATCAGCGCTGTGCAAGAGGTCTTTTCTTGCATGAGATATTACAAGGCTAAGAAAGCAATCGTAATTACTTCATCTCATTTCACAGAGTCGTGTGAGACATTAGCTGGTATTAACTTTGTAAAGTTGATTGATCGAACTGACTTAATTCATGTGATTGAGGCTTTTAGAGACGGTGATGTGATTGAGGCGCGTGACATCATTGAAGGGGAACCGAGGATGATACTTGAATCCTGGTCGGAAGCGAATAGCAACACGCTACATGAGGTTCGAAAAGATTACAAGGCAGAAAAGTATGTAAAAAAAGTGATGAGTAAGTGA
- a CDS encoding carbohydrate ABC transporter permease yields the protein MVKHGLQRKIQYGILVFLGLCFLLPLLWIILASFDPNAQQGIKMPSTWTIQNFKDVLGDSSNLRSFGVGLILSGGQAILVVVVSVLAAYPLSRYEMRFKKSFLLSILFMTALPITAVMVPVFQMFLFFKMQNSIIATMLFLTASSLPYGIWMMKNFMDSVPIDLEESAWIDGASVWNGLRRIVAPLMLPGIATIAIFTFSGSWGNFFVPYILLQTPEKLPASVTIYQFFGSHGMVEYGRLAAFSLLYTMPSVVLYIFSQRYMSKGFSMGGATKG from the coding sequence ATGGTCAAACATGGGCTTCAACGCAAAATCCAGTACGGGATTCTAGTTTTTCTAGGGCTCTGTTTTTTATTGCCGCTGCTCTGGATCATTCTGGCTTCATTTGACCCGAACGCGCAACAGGGTATCAAAATGCCCAGTACCTGGACCATTCAAAATTTCAAGGATGTGCTCGGGGATTCGAGCAATCTTCGTTCATTCGGTGTAGGCCTGATTCTGTCGGGAGGGCAAGCGATATTAGTTGTTGTGGTATCGGTTCTTGCTGCGTATCCTTTATCCCGTTATGAAATGAGATTCAAAAAAAGCTTCCTGTTATCCATTCTGTTCATGACAGCTCTTCCGATTACTGCCGTGATGGTTCCGGTATTTCAAATGTTTCTGTTCTTCAAAATGCAAAATAGCATCATTGCCACGATGCTGTTCCTGACGGCATCCTCACTTCCGTACGGCATCTGGATGATGAAAAACTTCATGGATTCGGTGCCAATTGATCTGGAAGAATCGGCATGGATTGATGGTGCATCCGTGTGGAATGGATTGAGACGAATTGTAGCTCCGCTGATGCTGCCGGGTATTGCAACGATAGCGATATTTACCTTTTCCGGAAGTTGGGGCAACTTCTTCGTGCCATACATCCTGCTCCAGACACCGGAGAAACTTCCGGCATCGGTTACGATTTATCAATTCTTCGGCAGCCACGGTATGGTTGAATACGGCAGATTGGCTGCATTTTCACTACTTTATACGATGCCTTCGGTTGTGCTATATATCTTCTCCCAGCGTTACATGTCCAAGGGCTTCAGCATGGGCGGGGCAACCAAAGGTTAA
- a CDS encoding sporulation protein Cse60 yields MRTQVKIFENASTLELEKEMNEFLNGINTVNVVDIKYSQVAVSNGGYVINHFSAMVMYAK; encoded by the coding sequence ATGAGAACACAAGTGAAAATATTCGAAAATGCAAGTACTTTAGAGTTGGAGAAAGAAATGAATGAATTTTTAAATGGGATCAATACTGTAAATGTAGTGGATATCAAGTATTCTCAAGTAGCCGTTTCTAACGGTGGTTATGTTATAAATCATTTCTCGGCTATGGTTATGTATGCCAAATAA